In a single window of the Methylocystis echinoides genome:
- a CDS encoding DUF1403 family protein has product MQLLESISTLDPVSTAPRSRARRAEAPRTANEEPIRALPRWARPQTADPGAAIFAAGAGLALFDQILRGADGGADVSSAAKEGGEPVFAGCLRQRLALKAADSCATLARLREDASALRDAEHLSGGGETSPAGRLHRLFRLYASLPARVDAAAPAAELLGLREAIDASALAAAAAAAPDPLMAAARASAAAMKLGPNAADAELFAFVVADLALANRLGWARPVPMLAVAMLQPSLRRGAGGRRPRPTDDNWAESVARAYGLAVVEAHALAVDLARRSQKLLSVAPALRARGARRVIEMLFTDDAVTPAAAASRAGLSDRAARRLFDRLVTLGVVRELSGRETFRIYGL; this is encoded by the coding sequence ATGCAATTGCTTGAGTCGATTTCAACGCTCGACCCTGTTTCCACCGCGCCGCGGTCGCGCGCGCGGCGCGCCGAGGCCCCGCGAACCGCGAATGAGGAGCCGATACGAGCCCTGCCGCGCTGGGCGCGGCCGCAGACGGCCGATCCCGGCGCGGCGATCTTTGCGGCGGGCGCCGGCCTTGCGCTGTTCGACCAGATCCTGCGCGGCGCCGACGGGGGCGCCGATGTTTCGAGCGCCGCAAAGGAAGGCGGCGAGCCGGTCTTCGCCGGCTGCCTGCGTCAGCGTCTCGCGCTCAAAGCCGCCGATTCCTGCGCGACGCTGGCGCGGCTCCGCGAGGACGCGAGCGCCTTGCGCGACGCCGAACATCTCTCGGGCGGCGGCGAGACGAGCCCGGCCGGTCGGCTGCATCGCCTGTTCCGGCTTTACGCCTCGCTGCCGGCCCGCGTCGACGCGGCGGCGCCCGCGGCGGAGCTTCTCGGGCTCAGGGAGGCGATCGACGCCAGCGCGCTCGCCGCCGCCGCCGCCGCGGCGCCCGACCCGCTCATGGCCGCAGCGCGGGCCAGCGCCGCCGCCATGAAACTTGGCCCCAACGCCGCCGATGCCGAACTCTTCGCCTTCGTGGTCGCCGATCTCGCTTTGGCGAACCGTCTCGGCTGGGCGCGGCCGGTTCCCATGCTCGCCGTCGCCATGCTGCAGCCGTCGCTGCGGCGCGGGGCAGGGGGCCGGCGGCCGCGACCGACGGACGACAACTGGGCCGAGTCCGTCGCGCGCGCTTATGGACTCGCGGTCGTCGAGGCCCATGCGCTCGCTGTCGATCTGGCCCGGCGTTCGCAAAAGCTCCTTTCTGTCGCGCCGGCCTTGCGTGCGCGTGGCGCCCGACGCGTCATCGAGATGCTGTTTACCGACGACGCCGTCACGCCCGCCGCCGCCGCGTCCCGCGCCGGCCTCTCGGATCGCGCCGCGCGGCGCCTCTTCGACCGGCTCGTGACGCTCGGCGTCGTGCGCGAACTCTCCGGGCGTGAGACCTTCAGGATTTACGGCCTGTGA
- a CDS encoding dihydrofolate reductase family protein — MLPRLVPPSRGNQSLDWESSHRLGGIGDVAALKQSHGPDLIIQGSSTIYPALLAARLIDRLTLMTFPVTLGRGKRLFGDARRRARSRWSTERLRERDHDRRPAALSRPRARFQS; from the coding sequence TTGCTTCCAAGGCTCGTTCCCCCGTCGCGAGGCAACCAGTCGCTGGATTGGGAAAGCAGCCATCGTCTCGGCGGTATCGGCGACGTCGCGGCGCTCAAACAGAGCCATGGCCCTGACCTCATCATCCAGGGGTCGAGCACAATCTATCCGGCCCTGCTCGCCGCCAGACTGATCGACCGGCTGACGCTAATGACCTTTCCGGTGACCCTTGGGCGTGGCAAGCGCCTGTTCGGCGATGCACGCCGGCGCGCGCGTTCCAGATGGTCGACCGAAAGGTTACGTGAGCGAGACCATGATCGCCGCCCGGCGGCGCTATCCCGACCGAGGGCGCGTTTCCAAAGCTAA
- the amoC gene encoding bacterial ammonia monooxygenase, subunit AmoC: MSISTQTAVGVADEAKPIVDLRGLWIGLALLNSFYLIVRIYEQIYGWRAGLDSFAPEFQTYWMSILWTEIPLELMSGLALAGYLWKTRVRDMSTVTPRQEMRAIVDNVKWLVVYAAAIYWGASFFTEQDGTWHMTVIRDTDFTPSHIIEFYMSYPIYSILAVGCFFHAKTRIPYFSKGYSLAYLIVSIGPFMIIPNVGLNEWGHTFWFMEELFVAPLHWGFVFFGWMALGVFGVVLQLLMNVHRLLGKEGVALLTGE; encoded by the coding sequence ATGAGCATATCAACGCAGACTGCGGTGGGCGTGGCTGACGAAGCCAAGCCGATCGTTGACCTCAGGGGACTTTGGATTGGACTTGCGCTCCTCAACAGCTTTTATCTGATCGTTCGAATTTACGAACAGATCTACGGCTGGCGTGCTGGTCTTGACTCTTTTGCGCCCGAATTCCAAACCTACTGGATGAGCATTCTTTGGACGGAAATTCCTCTGGAGCTCATGTCCGGGTTAGCCCTCGCTGGCTATCTGTGGAAGACTCGTGTTCGTGACATGTCGACCGTGACGCCGCGTCAGGAGATGCGCGCCATCGTCGACAACGTGAAATGGCTCGTTGTCTACGCGGCAGCCATTTATTGGGGTGCCTCCTTCTTCACCGAGCAAGACGGCACTTGGCATATGACGGTGATTCGCGACACCGACTTCACCCCGTCGCATATCATCGAATTCTACATGAGCTACCCGATCTACTCGATCCTGGCAGTGGGCTGCTTCTTCCATGCGAAGACACGGATTCCGTACTTCTCGAAGGGCTACTCGCTCGCATATCTGATCGTGTCGATTGGCCCGTTCATGATCATTCCGAACGTTGGCCTGAACGAGTGGGGCCATACCTTCTGGTTCATGGAAGAACTGTTCGTGGCGCCGCTGCACTGGGGCTTCGTGTTCTTCGGATGGATGGCGCTCGGCGTTTTCGGCGTCGTGTTGCAGCTTCTGATGAACGTCCATCGCCTCCTTGGCAAGGAAGGCGTCGCCCTTCTTACTGGCGAGTAA
- a CDS encoding type II toxin-antitoxin system MqsA family antitoxin — MATKDEPLSETMISPETGETLTRDLRPFTVAYKGESVVVDLPGYYPAGDGEGVHIGKEMAIVDQALRGLKEKADGVPSPETIRRLRAKLQLSWREAGALFKVGENAFDKYERGLVEPSGPTIQLMALLDRHPELAAELK, encoded by the coding sequence ATGGCCACGAAAGACGAGCCGCTTTCCGAGACGATGATTTCTCCTGAAACCGGAGAGACGCTTACGCGCGACCTGCGCCCGTTTACGGTCGCCTACAAGGGCGAAAGCGTCGTCGTCGATCTGCCGGGCTATTATCCCGCGGGCGACGGCGAGGGCGTCCACATCGGCAAGGAGATGGCCATCGTCGACCAGGCGCTTCGCGGTCTCAAGGAGAAAGCGGACGGCGTGCCATCGCCAGAAACGATCCGGCGTCTGCGTGCCAAGCTTCAGCTGTCGTGGCGGGAGGCGGGCGCTCTGTTCAAGGTCGGCGAGAACGCCTTCGACAAATATGAGCGGGGCCTGGTCGAGCCGAGCGGCCCGACGATCCAGCTGATGGCGCTCCTCGACCGCCATCCAGAGCTGGCGGCGGAGTTGAAATAG
- a CDS encoding haloacid dehalogenase type II: MSVRIDAFDAFGTIFDVQSATLSYPDVLGHKADQLAFLWRAKQLEYTWVSNSLGRYEPFDVLTARALDFALETLGFGANHSIRTELLKAYVRLAIFPDVLPALERLKSADRKVVIFSNAPRRMLKDSLAGSEIGHMIDEVVSVEQAMVFKPDPRAYALLDRWRKDPSELVFYSSNRWDIAGAASFGLRAIWINRRRSADEYLDLTPAGVSETMIGAVSMT; encoded by the coding sequence GTGTCTGTTCGAATAGACGCCTTTGATGCCTTCGGGACTATATTTGACGTGCAATCCGCGACCCTCAGTTATCCAGACGTCCTCGGGCACAAAGCGGATCAGCTTGCTTTTCTCTGGCGCGCGAAGCAGCTCGAATATACCTGGGTCTCAAACAGCCTCGGGCGTTACGAGCCGTTCGACGTGCTGACCGCCAGAGCATTGGATTTTGCTCTTGAAACTCTCGGCTTTGGCGCGAACCATTCCATTCGAACGGAACTTCTCAAAGCGTATGTACGGCTGGCAATATTTCCTGACGTACTCCCAGCACTCGAGCGCTTGAAATCAGCTGATCGCAAGGTGGTGATATTTAGCAATGCTCCCCGACGGATGCTAAAGGACTCGTTGGCGGGCTCGGAGATCGGTCATATGATCGACGAAGTCGTTTCGGTTGAGCAAGCGATGGTCTTTAAGCCAGACCCAAGAGCTTATGCTCTCCTGGATCGATGGCGAAAGGATCCGAGTGAGCTTGTATTTTATTCATCAAACCGATGGGATATTGCGGGGGCGGCGTCGTTTGGGCTGCGGGCCATTTGGATTAATCGAAGACGCAGCGCGGATGAGTATCTCGATTTAACTCCAGCTGGTGTCTCCGAGACGATGATTGGCGCTGTCTCAATGACGTAA
- a CDS encoding GlxA family transcriptional regulator codes for MDVVVLGYRNCIGSAFLGASDLLTMSLRMLAKSTKPLPFEVVTASFSGEPFQDGNKRRLEVAKGLESIKSSGAIIVPGYICDGTNRLDLSPEIGAIAAWLRHQHALGATVCASCNGVLVLGQAGLLDGRRCTTTWWRHDDLKGHFPRAQVVWGASLIEDNRIVTAGGPLSWIDLSLRVIRSLCGDDAAKMAADFTVVDTTPSTQTVYIPPGHLAASNQFLLEAERAIRQAGDAPLTARQLAVALNSSERTLHRRLKEISGETPKSFIDRVRFEKARTLLETTAHSIKELAQTSGYSDQASFRRAFLRYSGMTPGAYRTWIKARSGGAPKTH; via the coding sequence ATGGATGTCGTAGTTCTTGGCTACCGCAACTGCATCGGATCGGCGTTTCTTGGCGCTTCTGACTTGCTCACGATGAGCCTCCGGATGCTCGCAAAGTCGACCAAGCCGCTCCCATTCGAGGTTGTCACCGCCAGCTTCAGCGGTGAGCCATTCCAAGACGGAAACAAAAGGCGCCTAGAGGTCGCCAAAGGCCTCGAGTCGATCAAATCCTCCGGTGCGATCATAGTTCCGGGATACATCTGTGATGGAACAAATCGACTCGATCTCTCACCTGAGATCGGCGCAATCGCAGCATGGTTGAGGCATCAACACGCACTTGGAGCCACCGTGTGCGCCTCTTGCAACGGAGTTTTGGTTCTTGGACAAGCTGGCCTTCTAGACGGAAGGCGGTGCACAACCACGTGGTGGCGTCACGACGATTTAAAAGGCCATTTTCCTCGCGCACAGGTTGTCTGGGGCGCGTCTCTTATCGAAGATAATCGTATCGTCACCGCCGGCGGTCCGTTGTCGTGGATCGATCTTTCGCTACGGGTCATTCGCTCCCTTTGCGGCGATGATGCCGCGAAAATGGCGGCAGATTTCACGGTTGTCGATACCACGCCGTCCACTCAGACGGTTTATATTCCTCCTGGTCATTTAGCCGCGTCCAACCAGTTCTTGCTGGAAGCAGAGCGCGCCATTCGCCAGGCTGGCGACGCGCCGCTAACGGCTCGGCAACTCGCCGTCGCACTTAATTCCTCAGAAAGAACTCTCCATAGGCGTCTAAAAGAAATTTCTGGAGAGACGCCCAAAAGTTTTATCGATCGGGTGCGCTTTGAGAAGGCGCGGACGTTGCTTGAGACGACAGCACACTCAATCAAGGAACTGGCGCAGACATCAGGATATTCGGATCAAGCCAGCTTTCGTCGCGCTTTTCTGCGGTATTCAGGAATGACCCCCGGCGCCTATCGGACATGGATAAAGGCCCGAAGTGGGGGCGCGCCGAAAACACACTAA
- the scpB gene encoding SMC-Scp complex subunit ScpB yields MSRASSRLDRDLADLPEGMRWREWMGRAEAAIFVSATPVAREKLARLVGDACRLDALIADINDELKARPYEIVFVAGGYQFRTRPRHAETLRALAGTKDAGPPSFTRLEMLALSAIAYQQPVTRAELSRLLGHDISRDILGRLKSLGVIAPGPRAPQPGTPIAWVTTARFLEVFALGSLRDLPDLETLGSSPAARGEPDDDIEAALDDAFGLDDE; encoded by the coding sequence GTGAGCCGCGCCAGTTCCCGCCTCGATCGAGACCTTGCGGACTTGCCAGAGGGGATGCGCTGGCGCGAATGGATGGGACGCGCCGAGGCGGCGATCTTCGTCTCGGCCACGCCGGTCGCGCGCGAGAAGCTCGCCCGCCTTGTCGGCGACGCCTGCCGGCTCGACGCGCTCATCGCCGACATCAACGACGAACTCAAAGCGCGGCCTTACGAGATCGTTTTCGTCGCGGGGGGATATCAGTTTCGCACGCGCCCGCGTCACGCCGAGACATTGCGCGCGCTCGCCGGGACAAAGGATGCGGGGCCGCCGTCCTTCACCCGGCTCGAAATGCTGGCGCTCTCGGCCATCGCCTATCAGCAGCCGGTCACCCGCGCCGAACTCTCGCGCCTCCTCGGCCACGACATCAGCCGCGACATTCTCGGCCGCTTGAAGAGCCTCGGGGTCATCGCCCCTGGCCCCCGCGCCCCTCAGCCCGGCACGCCTATCGCCTGGGTCACGACCGCCCGCTTCCTCGAAGTCTTCGCGCTCGGGAGTCTGCGCGATCTCCCCGACCTTGAAACACTTGGAAGTTCCCCCGCGGCGCGAGGAGAACCCGATGACGACATTGAGGCTGCGCTCGACGATGCTTTCGGGCTCGACGATGAGTAG
- a CDS encoding helix-turn-helix domain-containing protein codes for MAQTVSILLGDKDRKRLGAIASDRSRPLKHIQRANIILHSAERLPVLEVARRAGVSRPAVWRWQQRYAEEGARLPEALATVRHGGLSGVDRQ; via the coding sequence ATGGCCCAGACAGTCAGCATCCTTCTCGGCGATAAAGACCGCAAGCGGTTGGGAGCGATTGCCTCCGACCGCTCTCGCCCGCTCAAACATATCCAGCGGGCGAATATCATTCTCCATTCGGCCGAGCGGCTCCCCGTGCTGGAAGTTGCCCGGCGCGCCGGCGTTAGCCGACCAGCTGTGTGGCGCTGGCAGCAGCGCTACGCCGAAGAAGGCGCACGCTTACCAGAAGCTCTTGCGACAGTTCGGCATGGAGGCCTCAGTGGCGTTGATCGCCAATGA
- the tnpA gene encoding IS66-like element accessory protein TnpA, translating to MDHSMLEAMHEGRTYQRVEVITGSRRRRSWASAEKARIVAESLAPNANISDVARRNGVSRGLLTVWRRQTREALKTPDHVSLFAAVRLRGDEERRGNAAAIDEENEAASVASCAIEISMGDATIRVPKGADGATVDAVISALRRSR from the coding sequence ATGGATCATTCCATGCTTGAAGCCATGCATGAAGGCAGAACGTATCAGCGGGTGGAGGTGATCACCGGGAGCCGGCGTCGGCGCAGTTGGGCGTCGGCAGAGAAGGCCCGGATCGTCGCCGAGAGCCTGGCGCCGAACGCGAACATATCGGATGTCGCTCGACGCAACGGCGTGAGCCGTGGACTATTGACGGTCTGGCGCCGACAGACCCGGGAGGCGCTAAAGACGCCCGACCATGTATCGCTGTTCGCAGCGGTGCGGTTGAGAGGTGACGAGGAACGGCGGGGCAACGCCGCCGCGATTGACGAGGAGAACGAGGCGGCCTCAGTCGCGTCCTGCGCGATCGAGATTTCGATGGGGGATGCGACGATCCGTGTCCCGAAGGGCGCGGACGGCGCGACGGTCGATGCAGTGATTTCGGCGCTGCGTCGCTCGCGATGA
- the tnpC gene encoding IS66 family transposase: MALRSTPLPSDPALLTELALALEAENETLRTTIVTLKALIFGARSERFAGLGSEQLALDLLDDRAEETRKTAAGNDDVPPGEPARNTPRKKAERNIGKLPEHLPRCERVIEPATTLCPCCKGKMHRIGEDVSEALDRVPAVLRVLRTIRPKYACRACESAVVQAPAPAQLIEGGMVSTALVAHIAVAKYGWLSTLYRQTAILAGQGAVVDRQTLARWMKRTAWMLKGLYDLQLAVMHRCPRLFCDETPMPVLAPGHVKLRQFWAHATDDRPWAGPAPPAVAYVFAGGRSKKEIASQLSGFTGILQVDGYAAYKALVKDERAESRITLAFCLTHARRKFVAVFKTTNSPFAKEVIETIAMVYAIEKRIRGKSADERHAIRHVETKPIMEALHARLVVVRDGLSQISPLTKAINYTLAHWSGLTRFLGDGRIEPDTNIVERPIRSIAIGKRNSLFAGDNGGAETWAILSSLIQTAKLNGVDPETWLADVLERMVSGATTNNQLAELLAWNWKAAREQGKSAA, translated from the coding sequence ATGGCGCTTCGCTCCACGCCCCTTCCATCGGATCCGGCTCTGCTGACGGAGCTGGCGCTCGCGCTCGAAGCGGAAAACGAGACGCTGCGGACAACGATCGTGACGCTGAAAGCGCTGATTTTTGGCGCGCGCTCCGAGCGCTTTGCCGGGCTGGGCTCAGAGCAACTCGCGCTCGACCTTTTGGATGATCGCGCCGAGGAGACGCGGAAGACGGCGGCGGGGAACGACGACGTTCCGCCAGGCGAGCCAGCCAGAAACACACCACGCAAAAAGGCCGAGCGCAACATTGGGAAGCTGCCCGAGCATCTTCCCCGCTGCGAGCGCGTGATCGAGCCGGCGACGACGCTGTGTCCCTGCTGCAAAGGAAAAATGCATCGCATCGGAGAGGATGTGAGCGAGGCGCTCGACCGCGTTCCGGCCGTGCTGCGTGTCTTGCGCACGATTCGGCCCAAATATGCGTGCCGGGCTTGTGAAAGCGCAGTCGTGCAGGCGCCAGCGCCGGCGCAATTGATCGAAGGCGGCATGGTCTCGACGGCGCTCGTCGCCCATATTGCCGTCGCCAAATACGGCTGGTTGTCGACCCTCTACCGTCAGACCGCCATCCTTGCCGGCCAGGGCGCCGTCGTCGATCGGCAGACGCTGGCGCGCTGGATGAAGCGGACGGCCTGGATGCTGAAGGGGCTCTATGATCTGCAATTGGCGGTGATGCATCGCTGTCCGCGGCTCTTCTGCGACGAGACGCCGATGCCTGTGCTGGCGCCCGGGCATGTGAAGCTCCGACAGTTCTGGGCGCATGCGACCGACGACCGCCCGTGGGCGGGACCTGCTCCGCCTGCCGTCGCCTATGTGTTCGCTGGAGGCCGCAGCAAGAAGGAGATCGCATCGCAGCTTTCCGGCTTTACAGGGATCTTGCAGGTTGACGGCTACGCCGCCTACAAGGCTCTGGTTAAAGACGAGCGCGCCGAGAGCCGCATCACGCTCGCCTTCTGCCTCACTCACGCACGTCGCAAGTTCGTCGCGGTGTTCAAGACGACGAACTCGCCATTCGCCAAAGAGGTCATCGAGACGATCGCAATGGTCTATGCGATCGAGAAGCGCATTCGCGGCAAAAGCGCCGACGAGCGGCACGCTATCCGGCACGTGGAGACAAAGCCGATCATGGAGGCGCTACACGCCCGCTTGGTCGTCGTGCGCGATGGACTGTCGCAAATCTCGCCGCTGACCAAGGCGATCAACTACACGCTCGCTCATTGGAGCGGACTGACGCGCTTTCTCGGTGACGGCCGCATCGAGCCGGACACCAACATCGTTGAGCGCCCTATTCGCTCGATCGCCATCGGCAAACGCAACTCACTTTTCGCCGGCGACAATGGCGGCGCAGAAACATGGGCGATCCTCTCTTCGCTGATTCAGACGGCGAAGCTCAATGGCGTCGATCCGGAGACGTGGCTCGCAGATGTGCTGGAGCGCATGGTCTCCGGCGCGACGACCAACAACCAACTCGCCGAGCTTCTGGCGTGGAACTGGAAAGCTGCGCGTGAACAAGGCAAATCGGCGGCTTGA
- the tnpB gene encoding IS66 family insertion sequence element accessory protein TnpB (TnpB, as the term is used for proteins encoded by IS66 family insertion elements, is considered an accessory protein, since TnpC, encoded by a neighboring gene, is a DDE family transposase.): MISIGAQRRVFVSTRPVDFRKGVHGLVALVAEDLKCNPYCGDVYVFRAKRKDRLKLLLFDGSGTVLATKWLENSDFAWPPVQDGVIALTPTQFAMLFDGLSEWARIVPKAVTKPNKTA; the protein is encoded by the coding sequence ATGATCTCCATCGGCGCGCAGCGACGCGTGTTTGTATCGACGCGGCCAGTCGATTTCCGTAAGGGTGTACACGGTCTCGTCGCGCTCGTGGCGGAAGATTTGAAGTGCAATCCTTACTGCGGCGATGTCTATGTGTTCCGCGCCAAGCGCAAGGATCGTCTGAAGCTCCTCCTCTTCGACGGCTCGGGAACAGTGCTGGCGACCAAGTGGCTGGAGAACAGCGACTTCGCTTGGCCGCCGGTACAGGACGGCGTGATCGCTCTGACACCGACGCAGTTCGCGATGTTGTTCGATGGCTTGTCGGAATGGGCGCGGATCGTGCCGAAGGCGGTGACGAAGCCGAATAAAACGGCGTGA
- a CDS encoding putative quinol monooxygenase, which translates to MNQGAKRESLNTNVVYAVAVAIWIVAIWATAFYVASAAVADESAGVGGNSFLLGGSLATAGVLTAFSVREFIGAYRACFVTRAEYSANGVQPNPTQETETMAKLGLFVALEAKSGKEQQLAAFLKNALPLVEAEPATASWFAIQVGPSKFGIFDTFPDEIGREAHLSGEVAKALMACAPDLLAKAPSIEKLEVLAEKLPNLR; encoded by the coding sequence ATGAACCAGGGTGCGAAGCGCGAATCGCTCAACACAAATGTCGTTTACGCGGTAGCGGTCGCAATCTGGATCGTAGCGATCTGGGCGACAGCATTTTACGTTGCAAGCGCCGCTGTGGCGGATGAAAGCGCTGGCGTCGGCGGAAATAGCTTCCTGCTGGGTGGTTCCCTGGCGACAGCGGGTGTTCTTACAGCCTTTTCCGTTCGTGAATTTATAGGCGCTTATAGAGCGTGCTTCGTAACGAGAGCAGAATACTCCGCAAATGGAGTTCAACCGAACCCGACACAGGAGACCGAAACAATGGCTAAGCTTGGACTGTTTGTTGCTCTTGAAGCCAAGTCTGGAAAAGAACAGCAGTTGGCAGCGTTTTTAAAAAATGCGCTACCTCTCGTCGAGGCTGAACCGGCGACGGCCAGCTGGTTCGCGATTCAAGTAGGTCCGTCGAAATTCGGAATTTTTGACACCTTCCCGGACGAGATCGGGCGGGAAGCTCATCTGTCGGGAGAAGTGGCCAAAGCTCTAATGGCGTGTGCGCCGGATCTCTTAGCAAAGGCTCCGTCGATTGAAAAGCTCGAAGTATTGGCGGAAAAGCTTCCGAATCTGCGGTGA
- a CDS encoding tyrosine-type recombinase/integrase, with the protein MAKADEDKTAGRALAEPAPHLAALSEKARDYARNARSENTQRAYDADWRHFAAWLRRQGLDPLPPDPQTVGLYLAACVEGGPGRPPLSVSSLERRLSGICWRYRQLGRLLDTGDPHIATVLAGIRRAHGRPPVQKEAIFADELLAMLAVLDNDLRGLRDKAILAIGFAGGLRRSEIVGLDCGPEQTDDATGWIEIVGADQNGGGLLLTLNGKTGWREVEIGRGSSSLTCPVAMLETWLKLGRITRGPVFRPLARKNGGVSAERLSDKHVARLVQKCALAAGLRGDLPEGERRRAFSGHSLRAGLASSAQIEEGHVQRHLGHASAEMTRRYQRKRDRFKVNLTKAAGL; encoded by the coding sequence ATGGCTAAAGCCGACGAGGACAAGACCGCAGGCAGGGCGCTCGCCGAGCCCGCCCCCCATCTCGCGGCGCTCTCGGAAAAGGCCCGCGACTACGCCCGCAACGCCCGCTCGGAAAATACCCAAAGGGCCTATGACGCCGACTGGCGCCACTTCGCCGCCTGGCTGCGCCGTCAGGGGCTCGACCCCCTGCCCCCGGACCCGCAGACCGTCGGCCTCTATCTCGCCGCCTGCGTCGAGGGCGGGCCGGGCCGGCCGCCATTGTCGGTTTCCTCGCTGGAGCGCCGGCTCTCCGGCATCTGCTGGCGCTATCGCCAGCTCGGCCGCCTGCTGGACACGGGCGATCCCCATATCGCGACCGTGTTGGCCGGCATCCGCCGCGCTCACGGACGCCCGCCGGTCCAGAAGGAGGCGATCTTCGCCGATGAGCTTCTGGCCATGCTCGCCGTCCTGGACAACGACCTGCGCGGCCTGCGCGACAAGGCCATTCTTGCCATCGGGTTCGCGGGCGGCCTGCGCCGCTCGGAGATCGTCGGCCTGGATTGCGGCCCGGAGCAGACCGACGACGCAACGGGCTGGATCGAGATCGTCGGCGCCGACCAGAACGGCGGCGGCCTGCTCTTGACCCTCAACGGCAAGACCGGCTGGCGGGAGGTCGAGATCGGCCGCGGCTCATCTTCCCTCACCTGCCCTGTCGCCATGCTCGAGACCTGGCTCAAACTCGGAAGGATCACCCGGGGTCCTGTGTTCCGGCCCCTCGCCCGCAAGAACGGCGGCGTCTCCGCCGAGCGGCTCTCGGACAAGCATGTCGCCCGCCTCGTGCAAAAATGCGCGCTCGCGGCTGGCCTGCGCGGCGATCTCCCCGAAGGAGAACGACGCCGCGCCTTTTCCGGCCACTCCTTGCGCGCCGGCCTCGCCTCCTCGGCGCAGATCGAGGAAGGCCATGTGCAAAGGCACCTCGGCCACGCCTCGGCGGAAATGACCCGCCGCTATCAGCGCAAACGCGACCGCTTCAAGGTCAACCTCACCAAGGCCGCCGGGCTGTGA
- a CDS encoding GlxA family transcriptional regulator has translation MEIVVLGFNGCLGAGFVGSVDMLKLGSQIISKEGRYQPFKILTASFNGKPFEDSSGRLFNVETDIATLTGLTAILVPGYLCDDNADYLSTREIATLAAWIRRQRAMGALVCASCSGVFILGEAGLLDGRRCTTTWWRHDELKARYPRADPIWSAPLIEDQGIVTSGGPLSWIDLCLHIIRSLCGDDAAKLAADFAVVDTAPSTRTVYVPLSHLSAANSFLLEAEHAVRVAGDESVTAQDLARTLGTSDRTLNRRLKEATGETPKQFIDRVRFETARMLLETTNFPVKQLAANSGYSDVASFRRAFYRYSGMTPAAYRRNRGRAN, from the coding sequence ATGGAAATCGTCGTCCTCGGTTTCAATGGCTGTTTAGGAGCAGGATTCGTTGGGTCCGTGGACATGTTGAAGCTCGGCTCACAAATTATAAGCAAGGAGGGGAGGTATCAGCCTTTCAAGATTTTGACCGCAAGTTTTAATGGCAAACCGTTTGAGGATAGCAGCGGGCGACTCTTTAATGTCGAAACCGACATAGCAACGCTTACTGGTTTAACGGCGATATTGGTGCCCGGCTACCTTTGCGATGATAATGCTGATTACCTTTCGACTCGAGAGATTGCCACTTTGGCAGCGTGGATTCGCCGCCAACGCGCCATGGGTGCGTTGGTGTGTGCATCGTGCAGCGGTGTGTTCATTCTTGGCGAAGCGGGCTTGCTCGATGGACGTCGCTGCACGACCACATGGTGGCGTCACGACGAGTTGAAAGCAAGATATCCAAGAGCAGATCCGATATGGAGTGCTCCGCTCATCGAGGATCAAGGTATCGTAACCTCTGGTGGTCCGCTGTCGTGGATTGACTTGTGTTTGCATATTATTCGCTCGCTTTGTGGGGACGATGCAGCGAAGCTAGCTGCTGATTTTGCCGTCGTAGACACCGCGCCCTCAACGCGCACGGTGTATGTTCCGCTTAGTCATTTATCGGCAGCTAATTCTTTTTTGCTTGAGGCAGAACATGCGGTCAGGGTGGCGGGCGATGAATCTGTGACAGCGCAAGATCTTGCCCGCACGCTGGGTACCTCGGATCGGACACTGAATCGGCGATTGAAAGAAGCCACCGGCGAGACGCCCAAGCAATTTATCGACCGTGTACGTTTTGAAACCGCTCGCATGTTACTCGAAACAACTAACTTTCCTGTGAAGCAACTGGCTGCGAATTCGGGGTACTCGGACGTGGCGAGCTTTCGTCGCGCGTTTTATCGATACTCCGGTATGACGCCTGCTGCCTACCGCCGAAATCGCGGCCGTGCAAATTAG